The Paraburkholderia hayleyella genome includes the window CTGAAGAGCACGATTCACTTCAGCAATCGCAGTGGGGTGCATGCCAAGTGTTCCGATTGCCATGTGCCGCATAACTGGACTGACAAGATCGCGCGCAAGATGCAGGCGTCGAAAGAAGTCTGGGCCAAGGTGTTTGGCGTGGTGAATACGCGCGAGAAGTTCGAAGCGAAACGCCTCGATCTGGCCGAACATGAATGGGCTCGCTTCAAGGCGAATGATTCGCTTGAGTGCCGTAATTGCCACTCGTTCGACTACATGGATTTCAGCCGGCAAAGTCCGCGCGCTCAAGAGGCGCACCAGCGTTATCTGGGCACGGGCGAGAAAACCTGTATCGATTGCCATAAGGGCATTGCGCACCAGTTGCCGGATATGAAGCAGGCTCAGATGGATGAACTGGCGCGCCAGGCCAAGGTTCAGAAATGAGCGGGTGTGGGCAGCGATGCTGAAGGTTGAGCGTTTGGGGCTGGGGCGTGCTGG containing:
- a CDS encoding NapC/NirT family cytochrome c, with product MRDLIKRYWRTINRPSAYFSLGFLTLGGFIAGVVFWGAFNTAMELTNTEAFCISCHEMRDNTYAELKSTIHFSNRSGVHAKCSDCHVPHNWTDKIARKMQASKEVWAKVFGVVNTREKFEAKRLDLAEHEWARFKANDSLECRNCHSFDYMDFSRQSPRAQEAHQRYLGTGEKTCIDCHKGIAHQLPDMKQAQMDELARQAKVQK